The Pirellulimonas nuda genome includes a region encoding these proteins:
- a CDS encoding S9 family peptidase — translation MAPLHRLRALSLLMTLATTATAGESFLRQFAATSRFRLGEPSNVCPTPDGDAVLFLRSGPRSFVRDLYTLDVATGVEQRLASADTLLEGKSEELTDAELARRERMRLSARGIATFELSRDGKQLLIPLSGRLYLLDRQTRGVTQLEIDAETPIDARLSPDGAKAAFVSDGDLYVHDIASKTTRRLTHGADEDLSHGLAEFVAQEEMARMHGYWWSPDSRQIAYQQTDTADVERWLIADPANPAKPPTQWPYPRPGMTNAAVRLGVVSVDGGETHWVDWGSTDSAAGFPYLASVAWSDNAPLTLLVQNRTQTAERLLAVDPDTGGTRELLSETDDAWLNLEGSTPRWLADGASFLWASERSGAWRLELRSAEGALIRTLTPPGLGYRRVVHLDEAAGSVVVSGGPDPTQTQLFRVPLDGRGEPEPLTPAAGVYSAVYAKRGGVCVRTASGLAGPSQHVVLRGDGSRAGELRNVAETPPFEPNVELTKVGDGPGLYAAVVRPRDFDPSKKYPVLVNVYAGPHAQLVTHNGRGYLLNQWLADQGYVVVLIDGRGTPSRGRAWERVIKHNLIEAPLEDQVAGLQALGAKHPELDLARVGVYGWSFGGYCSAMAVMQRPDVFRVGVAGAPVADFRDYDTHYTERYLGLPEDNTAGYDASSVLTHADRLTRPLLIIHGTADDNVYFLHSVKMSNALLRAGRPHDFLPLMGQTHMVSEPEVVERMYQRMAGYFASHLQTE, via the coding sequence ATGGCCCCCCTCCATCGACTCCGCGCGTTGAGCCTGTTGATGACGCTAGCAACCACCGCAACCGCCGGCGAAAGCTTCCTGCGTCAGTTCGCCGCGACCAGTCGGTTCCGGCTCGGCGAACCCTCCAACGTCTGCCCCACGCCCGACGGCGACGCGGTGCTGTTCCTCCGTTCGGGGCCAAGGAGCTTTGTCCGCGACCTGTACACGCTGGACGTCGCGACGGGGGTCGAGCAGCGGCTCGCCTCGGCCGACACCCTGCTGGAGGGCAAATCGGAAGAGCTCACCGACGCAGAGCTGGCCCGCCGCGAGCGGATGCGGCTCTCGGCCCGCGGCATCGCGACGTTCGAGCTCTCCCGCGACGGCAAGCAACTGCTGATCCCCCTCTCGGGCCGGCTCTACCTGCTCGATCGACAGACGCGGGGCGTCACCCAGTTGGAGATCGACGCCGAAACTCCCATCGACGCCAGGCTCTCTCCGGACGGCGCCAAGGCGGCTTTTGTTTCCGACGGCGATCTGTACGTGCACGACATCGCGTCGAAAACGACGCGACGCCTGACCCACGGCGCCGACGAGGACCTGAGCCACGGCCTGGCAGAGTTTGTCGCCCAGGAAGAGATGGCCCGCATGCACGGCTACTGGTGGAGCCCAGACAGCCGACAGATCGCCTATCAACAAACGGACACCGCGGACGTTGAGCGTTGGCTAATCGCCGACCCGGCCAACCCCGCCAAGCCGCCCACCCAGTGGCCCTACCCGCGGCCGGGGATGACCAACGCAGCGGTCCGCCTGGGGGTGGTGTCGGTCGACGGGGGCGAGACCCACTGGGTCGACTGGGGCAGCACCGACTCGGCCGCTGGGTTCCCCTACTTGGCCTCGGTCGCCTGGAGCGACAACGCCCCGCTCACCCTGCTGGTGCAGAACCGCACGCAAACCGCCGAGCGGCTGCTGGCGGTCGATCCCGACACGGGGGGCACGCGGGAACTGCTCAGCGAGACCGACGACGCGTGGCTTAACCTCGAAGGCTCGACCCCCCGGTGGCTCGCCGACGGCGCGTCCTTCTTGTGGGCCAGCGAACGCTCCGGCGCGTGGCGGCTCGAGCTGCGCAGCGCCGAGGGGGCGTTGATCCGTACGCTCACTCCGCCGGGGCTGGGCTACCGACGCGTGGTGCACCTGGATGAGGCCGCCGGTTCGGTGGTGGTCTCCGGGGGGCCCGACCCAACGCAAACCCAACTATTCCGCGTGCCGCTGGACGGCCGGGGCGAGCCCGAACCGCTCACGCCTGCGGCCGGCGTCTACTCGGCCGTGTACGCCAAGCGGGGGGGCGTGTGCGTGCGTACGGCGAGCGGCCTGGCGGGGCCCTCGCAGCACGTCGTCCTCCGCGGCGACGGCAGCCGCGCAGGAGAGCTGCGGAACGTCGCCGAAACGCCGCCGTTTGAACCCAACGTCGAGCTGACCAAGGTCGGCGACGGCCCCGGCCTCTACGCCGCGGTGGTCCGCCCGCGGGACTTCGACCCAAGCAAGAAGTACCCGGTGCTCGTAAACGTCTACGCCGGCCCGCACGCCCAGCTCGTCACCCACAACGGACGCGGCTACCTGCTGAACCAGTGGCTCGCCGACCAGGGGTACGTGGTGGTGCTGATCGACGGCCGCGGCACGCCGTCGCGCGGCAGGGCGTGGGAGCGCGTCATCAAGCACAACCTGATCGAGGCCCCGCTCGAAGACCAGGTCGCCGGCCTGCAGGCGCTCGGCGCCAAGCACCCGGAGCTCGACCTTGCCCGCGTCGGCGTCTACGGCTGGTCGTTCGGCGGTTACTGCTCTGCGATGGCGGTGATGCAGCGGCCCGACGTGTTCCGCGTCGGCGTCGCCGGCGCCCCGGTCGCCGACTTCCGCGACTACGACACCCACTACACCGAACGCTACCTGGGCCTGCCGGAAGACAACACCGCCGGCTACGACGCCTCAAGCGTGCTCACCCACGCCGACCGCCTCACCCGGCCGCTGCTCATCATCCACGGAACCGCCGACGACAACGTCTACTTCCTGCACAGCGTGAAAATGAGCAACGCGCTATTGCGCGCGGGCCGGCCGCACGACTTCCTGCCGCTAATGGGGCAGACGCATATGGTCTCCGAGCCCGAGGTCGTCGAGCGGATGTACCAGCGGATGGCGGGCTACTTCGCCTCGCATCTACAGACGGAATAG
- the carA gene encoding glutamine-hydrolyzing carbamoyl-phosphate synthase small subunit — MSTAKLALEDGSVFTGVSIGAPGEVDGEVCFNTSMTGYQEILTDPSYRGQIVTMTYPQIGNYGVNAEDVESARPHLAGFIVREHSRLRSNFRSEQNLSDYLAEHGVVAIEGIDTRRLVRRLRTQGSQRGVLSTIDLDEASLIKKAKASLGLVGRDLVREVMPEASSRWSTPLSTWTLLDGTQNSEEDPSAPHVVALDYGMKWNIPRHLVNQGCRVTVAPGRLTAAEVLELKPDGVFLSNGPGDPEPLEYAAEAIRGLLGKTPVFGICLGHQLLSLASGAKTFKLKFGHRGANHPVIDMKTQVVEITSQNHGFAVDADTLPDNLEVTHRSLNDGTIEGVRRRDVPAFSVQYHPEASAGPHDSHYLFDEFLEAMKKS, encoded by the coding sequence ATGAGCACCGCAAAACTAGCACTCGAAGACGGGTCGGTCTTCACCGGGGTTTCGATTGGGGCCCCCGGCGAGGTGGACGGGGAGGTCTGTTTCAACACGTCGATGACCGGGTACCAGGAGATCCTCACCGATCCCAGCTACCGCGGGCAGATCGTGACAATGACCTACCCGCAGATCGGCAATTACGGCGTCAACGCCGAGGACGTAGAGAGCGCCCGCCCCCACCTGGCCGGGTTCATCGTCCGCGAGCACAGCCGGCTGCGGAGCAACTTCCGCAGCGAGCAGAACCTGAGCGACTACCTGGCGGAGCACGGGGTGGTGGCCATCGAAGGGATCGACACCCGCCGGCTGGTCCGCCGGCTGCGGACCCAGGGGTCGCAACGCGGGGTGCTCTCGACTATCGACCTCGACGAGGCCAGCCTGATCAAGAAGGCCAAAGCGAGCCTGGGGCTGGTGGGACGCGACCTGGTGCGCGAGGTGATGCCCGAGGCATCCAGCAGGTGGAGCACGCCGCTAAGCACGTGGACGCTGCTCGACGGAACGCAGAATTCGGAAGAAGACCCGTCGGCGCCCCATGTGGTGGCGCTCGACTACGGCATGAAGTGGAACATCCCCCGGCACCTGGTGAACCAGGGCTGCCGGGTGACCGTGGCGCCCGGTCGGCTGACCGCGGCCGAGGTGCTGGAGCTCAAGCCGGATGGGGTGTTCCTGTCCAACGGGCCGGGCGACCCGGAACCGCTGGAGTACGCGGCGGAGGCCATCCGCGGCCTCTTGGGCAAGACGCCGGTGTTCGGCATTTGCTTGGGGCATCAACTGCTGTCGCTGGCGAGCGGGGCGAAGACCTTCAAGCTGAAGTTCGGCCACCGCGGCGCCAACCACCCGGTGATCGACATGAAGACACAGGTAGTAGAGATCACCAGCCAGAACCACGGCTTCGCGGTCGACGCCGATACGCTGCCGGACAACCTAGAAGTCACCCACCGCAGCCTGAACGACGGCACCATCGAAGGGGTCCGTCGCCGCGACGTGCCGGCCTTCAGCGTGCAGTACCACCCGGAAGCCTCGGCGGGGCCGCACGATAGCCACTACTTGTTTGATGAGTTTCTTGAGGCGATGAAGAAAAGCTGA
- a CDS encoding ABC transporter ATP-binding protein: MNEPVIDLQGVSKSFGRTRVLDGLSLRVERGQTFAFLGRNGAGKTTTIRLLMGLLKRDDGAVRVLGLDPQTAPLKLRARVGYLAEDQTMYGWMTVEELVRFTAAFYPTWDHDLALRRLREFELPLRTKVGRLSKGQKVRVGLVLALAHRPELVVLDDPALGLDPIMRKQFNRDLVSHMQGAGTTIFYSSHLLDEVEPVADAVAILDAGRLVRQADTDTLRADVKQIVVARDAGALFEGDRVLDRRTAGDELAVVVENAERVCQRLAGEGAAFRVVDLNLDEIFEAYVVGRPEAEDGTTNRIPIAAD, encoded by the coding sequence ATGAACGAACCGGTCATCGACCTCCAAGGGGTCAGCAAGTCCTTTGGCCGCACGCGGGTGCTGGACGGGTTGTCGCTGCGGGTGGAGCGCGGGCAGACGTTCGCCTTCCTGGGCCGCAACGGAGCGGGGAAGACCACCACCATCCGGCTGCTGATGGGCCTGCTGAAGCGGGACGACGGCGCGGTGCGGGTGCTGGGGCTCGACCCGCAGACGGCGCCCCTCAAGCTGCGGGCCCGAGTCGGCTACCTGGCCGAGGACCAGACGATGTACGGCTGGATGACGGTCGAAGAGCTGGTGCGGTTCACCGCGGCGTTCTACCCCACGTGGGACCACGACCTGGCGCTCCGCCGGCTGCGGGAGTTCGAGTTGCCGCTGCGGACCAAGGTCGGACGGCTGTCGAAGGGTCAGAAGGTGCGAGTCGGCCTGGTGTTGGCGCTCGCGCACCGGCCGGAGCTGGTGGTGCTGGACGACCCGGCGTTGGGGCTCGACCCGATCATGCGCAAGCAGTTCAACCGCGACCTAGTGTCCCACATGCAGGGCGCCGGCACGACGATTTTTTATAGCTCGCACCTGCTGGACGAGGTCGAGCCGGTGGCCGACGCCGTGGCCATCCTCGACGCCGGCCGGCTGGTGCGTCAGGCCGACACCGACACGCTGCGGGCCGATGTGAAGCAAATCGTCGTGGCGCGCGACGCGGGCGCCTTGTTCGAGGGGGACCGGGTGCTCGACCGCCGCACCGCCGGGGACGAGCTGGCCGTGGTGGTGGAGAACGCCGAGCGCGTCTGCCAGCGGCTCGCGGGCGAGGGCGCCGCGTTCCGAGTGGTTGATTTGAACCTGGATGAGATCTTCGAGGCGTACGTGGTCGGGCGGCCCGAAGCGGAAGATGGGACGACGAACCGGATACCAATTGCCGCGGATTAA
- a CDS encoding GntR family transcriptional regulator — protein MLLRIEKGSAVPISRQLVEQVATHVAAGRLKPGARLPSVRELARELAVNQNTILRVYERLTADGLLERRQGQGTFVAESLPRRRPAAHRDRLIEELRQLIRQAQGLGMSAEQLHSLLDEALEQVAHHEEHEEAQRRRKEESNA, from the coding sequence ATGCTGCTCCGTATCGAAAAAGGTTCTGCCGTGCCGATCTCTCGGCAGCTTGTCGAGCAGGTCGCTACGCACGTCGCGGCCGGCCGGCTCAAGCCGGGCGCCAGGCTCCCCAGCGTGCGCGAGCTGGCCCGCGAGCTGGCCGTCAACCAGAACACCATCCTCCGCGTCTACGAACGCCTGACCGCCGACGGGCTGCTGGAGCGCCGCCAGGGGCAGGGGACGTTCGTCGCCGAGTCGCTCCCCCGCCGCCGGCCGGCCGCCCACCGCGACCGGCTGATCGAGGAGCTCCGCCAACTCATCCGCCAAGCGCAGGGGCTGGGCATGTCCGCCGAGCAATTGCACTCGCTGCTCGACGAGGCGCTCGAACAAGTCGCTCACCACGAAGAGCACGAAGAAGCACAAAGACGGAGAAAGGAAGAAAGCAACGCGTGA
- a CDS encoding efflux RND transporter permease subunit translates to MYAERSRRRLMIAYAILAIPMIVVGAVWALDAQNSSPIDWVPESFPPRAEYDSFCEQFGRGDVVVMSWPGCSVDEPRIDQLTSALRATPGVYDPHGGSLLSGVASGREALTLLTTPLGGSVYTGDAGPALDRAQAIRRLQGSLIGPDGQTTLVTATLTGRGLEQRERVVELLRQAATDACGVPDDQLRVAGPVVEAMAIDAASQASLNYFAGPSSLVVFLLCWASLRSLRAAVVVFGLAGFCQAATMALVYYGGDSLTALLIVLPPLVQVLAVAGGVHLTNYYFDMQESLGDGDESHAARHAFHMGWAPCVLSAATTAIGMASLTASELAPIRAFGAYAAAGVLLTAAVMLGLLPAFYALWPPRRAAGRGYFGRSPAPGTFWPQWSDAIGYHSGALTVVGLALLVLGVVSASWVKTSVRIDTLFARDSQVMQDYAWIEQNVAPLLPIEVRVSLDRGSPMPDQQKLALLASIAEQTAADGRLGSAFSAADVLPDLGALQPDPNVDPHAAVAKLIAEARPRLEALGLLAVDPQQEHWRLTVRGSAIGDVNYAALVEAVRNGVATAMIAHASGDPASPASGLHAEVTGIMPLVQAIQTQLLDDLLKSFAGALIVIAIVMTLVQAGILSGLLAMIPNVFPIAVYFGWLGLRGAPIDIGVVMTASIALGIAIDDTLHFLTFFGRGLTRHGSRGAAVRFALSHCGPAMVQTTLSCGLGLLVFALSDFLPTARFAVSMAALLMLALLADLVLLPALLLSPLGVVASVGYERREPDDQAHV, encoded by the coding sequence TTGTACGCAGAGCGTTCCCGCCGCCGATTGATGATCGCGTACGCGATCTTGGCGATCCCGATGATCGTTGTCGGCGCCGTATGGGCGCTCGACGCGCAGAACAGCTCGCCGATCGACTGGGTCCCCGAGTCGTTCCCGCCGCGGGCCGAGTACGACTCGTTCTGCGAGCAGTTCGGCCGCGGCGACGTGGTGGTGATGAGCTGGCCCGGCTGTTCCGTCGACGAACCGCGGATCGACCAGTTGACCTCCGCGCTCCGCGCCACGCCGGGCGTCTACGACCCGCACGGGGGCTCGCTGCTGAGCGGCGTCGCGTCGGGCCGCGAAGCGTTGACGCTGCTGACGACCCCGCTGGGGGGATCGGTCTACACCGGCGACGCCGGGCCGGCGCTCGACCGCGCCCAGGCGATCCGGCGGCTGCAAGGCTCGCTGATCGGGCCCGACGGCCAGACCACGCTCGTCACCGCCACGCTCACCGGGCGCGGTCTCGAACAACGCGAGCGCGTGGTCGAGCTGCTCCGCCAAGCAGCGACCGACGCCTGCGGCGTCCCCGACGATCAGCTCCGCGTCGCGGGCCCGGTGGTCGAGGCGATGGCGATCGACGCCGCCAGCCAGGCCTCGCTGAACTACTTCGCGGGGCCCTCCTCGCTGGTGGTCTTCCTGCTCTGCTGGGCGAGCCTGCGTTCGCTGCGGGCCGCGGTGGTGGTGTTCGGCCTGGCCGGCTTCTGCCAGGCCGCCACGATGGCGCTGGTGTACTACGGAGGCGACTCGCTCACGGCGCTGCTGATCGTGCTGCCGCCGCTGGTGCAGGTGCTGGCGGTCGCCGGCGGCGTGCACCTCACCAACTACTACTTTGACATGCAGGAGTCCCTGGGCGACGGCGACGAAAGCCACGCCGCCAGGCACGCCTTCCACATGGGCTGGGCGCCCTGCGTGCTGTCGGCCGCCACCACCGCCATCGGCATGGCGTCTCTGACTGCCAGCGAGCTGGCGCCCATCCGCGCGTTCGGCGCCTACGCCGCGGCCGGCGTGCTGCTGACCGCCGCGGTGATGCTGGGGCTGCTCCCCGCGTTCTACGCCCTCTGGCCCCCACGCCGCGCCGCCGGGCGTGGGTATTTCGGCCGCAGCCCGGCCCCGGGCACGTTCTGGCCCCAGTGGTCTGATGCGATCGGCTACCACAGCGGCGCCCTCACGGTGGTGGGCCTTGCGCTGCTGGTGCTGGGGGTGGTGAGCGCGTCGTGGGTCAAGACCTCGGTGCGGATCGACACGCTGTTCGCCCGCGACAGCCAGGTGATGCAAGACTACGCCTGGATCGAGCAAAACGTGGCGCCGCTGCTGCCGATCGAGGTCCGCGTGTCGCTGGATCGCGGTTCGCCGATGCCCGATCAGCAGAAGCTGGCGCTGCTGGCCAGCATCGCAGAGCAGACCGCGGCCGACGGCCGCCTGGGGAGCGCCTTCAGCGCCGCCGACGTGCTGCCGGACCTCGGCGCGTTGCAGCCAGACCCCAACGTCGACCCTCACGCCGCGGTCGCCAAGTTGATCGCCGAGGCCCGCCCCCGGCTTGAGGCGCTCGGGCTGCTGGCCGTTGATCCTCAGCAGGAGCACTGGCGCCTCACGGTGCGCGGGTCGGCCATCGGCGACGTGAACTACGCCGCGCTGGTCGAGGCGGTCCGCAACGGCGTGGCGACCGCTATGATCGCTCACGCATCGGGCGACCCCGCCTCGCCCGCCAGCGGCCTGCACGCCGAGGTGACCGGCATCATGCCGCTGGTGCAGGCCATCCAGACGCAGCTCCTGGACGACCTGCTCAAGAGTTTCGCCGGCGCGCTGATCGTGATCGCGATCGTGATGACCCTCGTGCAGGCCGGCATTCTGTCCGGGCTGTTGGCCATGATCCCCAACGTCTTCCCGATCGCCGTGTACTTCGGCTGGCTCGGGCTGCGCGGCGCGCCCATCGACATCGGCGTCGTGATGACCGCCAGCATCGCGCTGGGGATCGCGATCGACGACACGCTGCACTTCCTCACCTTCTTTGGACGCGGCCTCACGCGGCACGGCAGCCGCGGCGCCGCGGTGCGGTTCGCCCTGAGCCATTGCGGCCCCGCGATGGTGCAAACCACGCTCAGTTGCGGCCTGGGCCTGTTGGTGTTCGCGCTGAGCGATTTTCTGCCCACGGCCCGCTTCGCCGTAAGCATGGCCGCGCTGCTGATGCTGGCGCTGCTTGCCGACCTGGTGCTGCTGCCGGCGTTGCTGCTGAGCCCGTTGGGGGTGGTGGCGTCAGTGGGTTATGAACGTCGCGAACCGGACGACCAAGCCCACGTGTAA
- a CDS encoding type II toxin-antitoxin system HicA family toxin codes for MGRLRILAGKEVCAILEQHGFVKVRQRGSHVVMQLSVDGKTTTVPVPDHRELKIGTLLSIIRQSGIPRSEFE; via the coding sequence TTGGGTAGGCTACGCATTCTGGCGGGGAAGGAGGTTTGCGCCATTCTAGAGCAGCACGGCTTTGTGAAGGTGCGGCAGCGTGGAAGCCATGTTGTCATGCAACTCAGCGTTGACGGCAAAACGACAACGGTCCCCGTGCCCGATCATCGCGAGTTGAAGATCGGGACACTTCTGTCGATCATCCGCCAGTCCGGAATCCCGCGCAGCGAGTTTGAGTGA